From a single Streptomyces sp. NBC_00377 genomic region:
- a CDS encoding Imm32 family immunity protein yields MKVLRGDSTGELELSGTRSELLALGRELRTGRGEFPLEKVSDPFPYSRSLSRMSVRRASGKIMISSSGDSESLDVQGGEEAFALLADNIEGFASEADGDDHLHVDYYPDHDYLAEGSGSVVVAIG; encoded by the coding sequence GTGAAGGTTTTGCGCGGTGACTCGACCGGGGAGCTGGAGCTCTCCGGAACCCGCTCCGAACTGCTGGCTCTCGGGCGGGAGTTGCGGACGGGGCGCGGGGAGTTTCCTCTGGAGAAGGTCTCCGATCCCTTCCCGTACAGCAGGTCGTTGTCACGGATGAGTGTCCGGCGAGCGAGCGGGAAGATCATGATCTCGTCGTCCGGAGACAGTGAATCCCTCGATGTCCAGGGCGGAGAGGAGGCTTTCGCGCTCCTCGCCGACAACATCGAAGGCTTCGCCTCGGAGGCGGACGGGGACGACCACCTTCACGTGGACTACTACCCGGACCACGACTATCTGGCCGAGGGGTCGGGATCGGTGGTCGTCGCCATCGGTTAG
- a CDS encoding polymorphic toxin-type HINT domain-containing protein has protein sequence MNLGQRTRTGRPWRRVAVATAAVLTATLIQASGVPAVAEGWRKPALPQAETSVDGGPAGKAVPRTVPKGPRTPAKAPATAWPNASAAAVTLQPEATRVKGLPLTLDTRVKRAADAATGTYTVGTLSREASRKAGVDGPVFTLTPRQGAALRGGTVRAGLDYSSFAGLYGGGYASRLSLVRLPACALTTPQKAQCRTTQPVASVNDREKQTLTASSVALSASTATVLAATASASGDKGDYKATSLSASSTWSTDQSSGSFAWSYDMGVPQVPGGLIPQVGLSYSSGGIDGRTGNTNNQSSWVGDGFDLAPGFIERSYKSCTDDGATNADGNKPGDLCWAYDNATLSLNGSGGELVPNGTNSFKLRNDDGTKVDRIYGTSSDVRSNGARNDEYWRVTTPDGTQYYFGYNRLPGWTSGNETTDSAWTVPVFGNNADEPCNASTFAASWCQQGWRWNLDYVVDPHGNAVAYYYDKETNSYGRNLKAADDTPYVRGGTLDRIEYGLKSTAVYSAKALAKVDFTSSERCIPDSNTDCSSISKDAFYWYDTPWDLNCEAGADCDNGRFSPAFFTRKRLTEVTTQVLVSGSYSNVDGWKLAHRWGMADTDYQLLLDSVQRTGYSGTASITLPKVTFAYTQLANRLDKIGDGYAPYIKSRLSTVADESGGQIDVGYSAPVCDAASLPTPQTNTTRCFPQYIGGSSTDDPDRQWFNKYVVDTVTSTDRTGGAPDQVTMYDYLDGAAWHYDDDDGMTKEKSKTWSQWRGYGHVRVRTGGQGGASAMKTQTDSYFLRGMDGDRKDTTGGTKSVQVTLDSGEGDPLTDHESQAGFAYRTVTYSGPGGKVLSKTVSRPWYKETAKKVRTWGTVTSNLTGSASTRSWTSLDDGAGAKWRTTAGSDTHDATTGLVIQSEDLGDTTTAADDQCTRTTYVAGSVPVGAIARVETVAKACDAATSRPADVVSDVRTAYDGANYGAAATKGDATRTAKLKTYSGTSALYLESTSTYDGYGRALATTDLTADVTVTSAGTLTRSARTDGRTTTTAYTPTTGFPTSSSVTTPPATAGDTTTAQTSSTAYETLRGQPLTETDTNGKATTYAYDPLGRVTKVWQADRTTGQTPSYEFTYTITDGKPVAVGTKTIGNNGAQDTTYAFYDGFLRPRQTQAPGPKGGTLLADTFYDERGLTAKEFATYYTDTTAPSTTLFKPENALSVETQNRYTYDGLGRATEARQIAGNGDGGTVLGITRTIYGGDRTTVIPPVGGTAQTTLTDARGNTTELRLLHTRAPEAAYDTTTYGYSPRGELTKVTDPAGNAWTWTYDLMGRLTDTTDPDKGAGHNEYDDRSRMTSSKDARGTVLAYVYDGLGRKTELRDASTTGALRAKWVYDTISGAKGQLTSSSRYSGTQEYKTSVVAYDRLYRPLRTSVTIPSSEGALQGTYLSATTYNDSGTVQGVGYPKAGALAANSVTYTYEDGTLRPVGISGPLNLTATASYSLTGKPLQYSLTANGGKATLETNTYEWGTQRLATSRVDRQDVTGVDQYNTYKYDEAGNVLSVSDTSRSGTDNQCFAYDYLGRVTDAWAQPTTACATAPTTAALGGPAPYWSSYTYDKVGNRLTETLHGTTTGAADTKRSYHYPDPGAVRPHALGSVDTTAGTVKTGDSYTYDAAGNTHTQLLGDGTSQTLDWDAEGHLAKVTQPVEGGSDKVTDYLYDADGNRLIGRTPTETTLYLGATEVTLAKGATVAKATRYFDVGGGHKAVQADNGTISFTLADHHGTAQLSVNADTQALSQRRSLPFGGSRGAATNTWTGTKGFLGGTTDTATGLTHLGAREYDPATGRFLSVDPLFTATDPQQMNGYSYANNNPLTNSDPAGTEIGSKPNSCQYDVKYCTKHQQQEVGYDAKSGTSDYHRGNIYKRSHAAKKHWVATNTPVTNDVDKLQNYWASMMDGEFTDDFWYNPVYESAKAGSACYGREGCRQAYLYVLHTGDAADAETAKEIAATYCVYHASQCADEAKEVARGRVIEGIVGDLFMAYLGGAAGAESKAAGACRNSFDPRTEVLMADGTTKPIVDVRNGDKVIAKDPKTGKSGPRTVTAELLHRDNDLVDLEVRGPDGKTVTIRTTSHHPFWDDTAHAWTEAGRLALGHTLKSADDSRVTLVGVLARPGVADMYNLTVADLHTYYVLAGVTPVLVHNCSISMDEAINRAIAHVGDNATVVRSGSGGVQFMSVSTDASGNQVRKIARFDVNPGSGHVQKLGPHVNLETQINGKTVTSGPLKDPHTPIDPSTIRDGDYWP, from the coding sequence ATGAATCTCGGACAACGCACACGAACAGGTCGGCCCTGGCGCCGGGTGGCCGTGGCCACCGCCGCGGTGCTGACGGCGACCCTGATACAGGCGTCGGGGGTCCCCGCCGTCGCCGAGGGCTGGCGCAAGCCGGCGCTGCCGCAGGCCGAGACGTCGGTCGACGGCGGTCCGGCGGGCAAGGCGGTGCCCCGCACCGTGCCGAAGGGTCCCCGTACGCCCGCGAAGGCGCCGGCCACCGCGTGGCCGAACGCGAGTGCGGCGGCGGTGACCTTGCAGCCGGAGGCGACCCGGGTCAAGGGTCTGCCGCTCACCCTGGACACGCGGGTGAAGCGGGCCGCGGACGCGGCCACCGGCACCTACACGGTGGGCACGCTGTCGCGCGAGGCGTCGCGGAAGGCGGGGGTCGACGGCCCGGTCTTCACGCTGACGCCGCGACAGGGCGCCGCCCTGCGCGGTGGCACGGTGCGCGCCGGTCTGGACTACTCCTCCTTCGCCGGCCTGTACGGCGGCGGCTACGCCTCCCGGCTGTCGCTGGTGCGGCTGCCGGCGTGTGCGCTGACGACCCCGCAGAAGGCGCAGTGCCGTACGACGCAGCCGGTGGCGAGTGTCAACGACCGCGAGAAGCAGACGCTGACCGCGTCCTCGGTGGCGCTCAGCGCGAGCACGGCGACGGTGCTGGCGGCGACCGCTTCGGCGAGCGGTGACAAGGGCGACTACAAGGCCACGTCCCTGTCGGCGTCGTCGACCTGGTCCACGGATCAGAGCAGCGGTTCGTTCGCGTGGTCGTACGACATGGGGGTGCCGCAGGTGCCCGGCGGGCTGATCCCGCAGGTCGGGCTGTCGTACTCCTCGGGAGGCATCGACGGCCGCACCGGCAACACCAACAACCAGTCCTCGTGGGTCGGTGACGGCTTCGACCTGGCGCCCGGCTTCATCGAGCGCAGCTACAAGAGCTGCACGGACGACGGGGCGACCAATGCCGACGGCAACAAACCGGGCGACCTGTGCTGGGCTTACGACAACGCCACGCTGTCGCTGAACGGTTCGGGCGGGGAGCTGGTGCCCAACGGCACGAACTCCTTCAAGCTGCGGAACGACGACGGCACGAAGGTCGACCGGATCTACGGCACTTCGTCAGACGTGCGCTCCAACGGCGCCCGCAACGACGAGTACTGGCGGGTGACGACCCCCGACGGCACGCAGTACTACTTCGGCTACAACCGGCTGCCGGGCTGGACCAGCGGCAACGAGACCACCGACTCGGCGTGGACGGTGCCGGTCTTCGGCAACAACGCCGACGAACCCTGCAACGCCTCGACGTTCGCGGCGTCCTGGTGCCAGCAGGGCTGGCGCTGGAACCTCGACTACGTGGTGGACCCGCACGGCAACGCCGTCGCGTACTACTACGACAAGGAGACCAATTCCTACGGCCGCAACCTCAAGGCCGCCGACGACACCCCCTACGTGCGCGGCGGCACCCTGGACCGCATCGAGTACGGCCTGAAGTCCACGGCCGTGTACTCGGCGAAGGCGCTGGCGAAGGTCGACTTCACCAGCTCCGAGCGATGCATCCCCGACAGCAACACCGACTGCTCCTCGATCTCCAAGGACGCGTTCTACTGGTACGACACCCCGTGGGACCTGAACTGCGAGGCGGGCGCCGACTGTGACAACGGCCGGTTCTCCCCGGCGTTCTTCACCCGCAAGCGGCTGACCGAGGTCACCACCCAGGTCCTGGTGTCGGGTTCCTACAGCAACGTCGACGGCTGGAAGCTCGCCCACCGGTGGGGCATGGCCGACACCGACTACCAGCTGCTGCTGGACTCCGTGCAGCGCACCGGCTACTCCGGCACGGCCTCGATCACCCTGCCGAAGGTCACCTTCGCCTACACCCAGCTCGCCAACCGCCTCGACAAGATCGGCGACGGCTACGCCCCGTACATCAAGTCGAGGCTGTCCACCGTCGCGGACGAGTCCGGCGGGCAGATCGACGTCGGCTACTCGGCCCCGGTCTGCGACGCCGCCTCGCTGCCCACGCCGCAGACCAACACCACCCGCTGCTTCCCGCAGTACATCGGCGGTAGTTCGACCGACGACCCCGACCGGCAGTGGTTCAACAAGTACGTCGTCGACACGGTCACCTCGACCGACCGCACCGGCGGGGCACCCGACCAGGTCACGATGTACGACTACCTGGACGGCGCGGCCTGGCACTACGACGACGATGACGGGATGACCAAGGAGAAGTCCAAGACCTGGTCGCAGTGGCGCGGTTACGGCCACGTCCGGGTGCGCACCGGCGGACAGGGCGGCGCGTCGGCGATGAAGACGCAGACCGACAGCTACTTCCTGCGCGGCATGGACGGCGACCGCAAGGACACCACCGGCGGCACCAAGAGCGTCCAGGTCACCCTCGACTCGGGTGAGGGCGACCCCCTTACCGACCACGAGTCGCAGGCCGGGTTCGCCTACAGGACGGTCACCTACTCCGGCCCCGGCGGGAAGGTGCTCTCCAAGACGGTGAGCCGGCCCTGGTACAAGGAGACCGCGAAGAAGGTCCGCACCTGGGGCACCGTCACCTCCAACCTCACCGGATCCGCCTCCACCAGGTCGTGGACCTCGCTGGACGACGGCGCGGGCGCCAAGTGGCGCACCACCGCCGGCTCCGACACCCACGATGCGACCACCGGCCTGGTCATCCAGAGCGAGGACCTGGGCGACACCACGACCGCGGCCGACGACCAGTGCACCCGCACCACGTACGTCGCCGGCAGCGTCCCCGTCGGCGCCATCGCACGGGTCGAGACGGTCGCCAAGGCCTGCGACGCCGCCACCAGCCGCCCCGCCGACGTCGTCTCCGACGTCCGCACCGCCTACGACGGCGCGAACTACGGCGCGGCGGCCACGAAGGGCGACGCCACCAGGACCGCGAAGCTCAAGACCTACAGCGGCACCAGCGCGCTCTACCTGGAGTCCACCTCCACCTACGACGGCTACGGACGGGCGCTGGCCACCACCGACCTGACGGCCGACGTCACGGTCACCTCCGCCGGCACGCTCACCCGCAGCGCCCGCACCGACGGACGGACCACCACCACCGCCTACACCCCCACCACGGGCTTCCCGACGAGCAGCTCGGTGACGACCCCGCCCGCCACGGCCGGGGACACCACGACCGCCCAGACGTCGAGCACCGCATACGAGACGCTGCGCGGGCAGCCGCTCACCGAGACCGACACCAACGGCAAGGCCACCACCTACGCGTACGACCCGCTGGGCCGCGTCACCAAGGTGTGGCAGGCCGACCGCACCACCGGCCAGACCCCGAGCTACGAGTTCACCTACACCATCACCGACGGCAAGCCGGTGGCCGTGGGCACGAAGACGATCGGCAACAACGGCGCCCAGGACACCACGTACGCCTTCTACGACGGCTTCCTGCGCCCGCGCCAGACGCAGGCCCCCGGTCCGAAGGGCGGCACGCTCCTTGCGGACACCTTCTACGACGAACGCGGCCTGACCGCCAAGGAGTTCGCCACCTACTACACCGACACCACCGCGCCCTCCACGACTCTCTTCAAGCCCGAGAACGCGCTGAGCGTCGAGACCCAGAACCGCTACACCTACGACGGCCTGGGCCGGGCGACCGAAGCACGGCAGATCGCCGGCAACGGCGACGGCGGCACGGTCCTCGGCATCACCAGGACGATCTACGGCGGCGACCGCACCACCGTCATCCCGCCCGTCGGCGGCACCGCCCAGACCACCCTCACCGACGCCCGCGGCAACACCACCGAACTGCGCCTGCTGCACACCCGCGCCCCCGAGGCGGCCTACGACACCACCACCTATGGCTACAGCCCGCGCGGTGAGCTGACCAAGGTCACCGACCCGGCCGGCAACGCCTGGACCTGGACGTACGACCTGATGGGCCGGCTCACCGACACCACCGACCCCGACAAGGGCGCCGGCCACAACGAGTACGACGACCGCTCCCGGATGACCAGCAGCAAGGACGCCCGCGGCACGGTCCTCGCCTACGTCTACGACGGCCTGGGCCGCAAGACCGAACTGCGCGACGCCTCCACCACCGGCGCCCTGCGCGCCAAGTGGGTCTACGACACCATCAGCGGCGCCAAGGGACAGCTCACCTCCAGCTCGCGCTACAGCGGCACCCAGGAGTACAAGACGAGCGTCGTCGCCTACGACCGGCTCTACCGCCCGCTGCGCACCTCGGTGACGATTCCGTCGTCCGAGGGCGCGCTGCAGGGCACGTACCTGTCGGCGACCACCTACAACGACTCCGGCACGGTGCAGGGCGTCGGCTACCCCAAGGCGGGTGCGCTGGCGGCCAATTCCGTCACCTACACCTACGAGGACGGCACCCTGCGGCCCGTCGGGATCAGCGGCCCGCTGAACCTGACCGCGACCGCGTCCTACAGCCTCACGGGCAAGCCGCTGCAGTACTCGCTGACCGCGAACGGCGGCAAGGCCACCCTGGAGACCAACACCTACGAGTGGGGCACCCAGCGGCTGGCCACCTCGCGGGTGGACCGCCAGGACGTCACGGGCGTCGACCAGTACAACACCTACAAGTACGACGAGGCCGGCAACGTCCTGTCCGTCTCCGACACCTCCCGCTCCGGCACCGACAACCAGTGCTTCGCCTACGACTACCTCGGCCGGGTGACGGACGCCTGGGCCCAGCCGACCACCGCCTGTGCCACTGCCCCCACCACCGCGGCCCTGGGCGGCCCGGCCCCGTACTGGTCGTCCTACACCTACGACAAGGTCGGCAACCGGCTCACCGAGACCCTGCACGGCACCACGACCGGTGCCGCGGACACCAAACGCAGCTACCACTACCCCGACCCTGGCGCCGTCCGGCCGCACGCCCTGGGCTCGGTGGACACCACTGCCGGGACGGTGAAGACCGGCGACAGCTACACCTATGACGCCGCGGGCAACACCCACACCCAGCTGCTCGGCGACGGCACCTCGCAGACCCTGGACTGGGACGCCGAGGGCCACCTGGCCAAGGTCACCCAGCCGGTGGAGGGCGGCAGCGACAAGGTCACCGACTACCTCTACGACGCGGACGGCAATCGCCTGATCGGCCGGACGCCGACCGAGACCACGCTCTACCTCGGCGCCACCGAGGTCACCCTGGCGAAGGGCGCCACCGTAGCCAAGGCCACCCGGTACTTCGACGTCGGCGGTGGCCACAAGGCCGTCCAGGCCGACAACGGGACGATCTCCTTCACGCTGGCCGACCACCACGGCACGGCCCAGCTGTCCGTCAACGCCGACACCCAGGCGCTGAGCCAGCGCCGCAGCCTGCCCTTCGGCGGATCGCGCGGCGCCGCGACGAACACCTGGACCGGCACCAAGGGCTTCCTCGGCGGCACCACCGACACCGCCACCGGCCTCACCCACCTCGGCGCCCGCGAGTACGACCCCGCCACGGGCCGCTTCCTGTCGGTCGACCCCCTCTTCACGGCCACCGACCCGCAGCAGATGAACGGCTACAGCTACGCCAACAACAACCCGCTGACGAACTCCGACCCGGCCGGCACGGAGATCGGCTCCAAGCCCAACTCCTGCCAGTACGACGTCAAGTACTGCACCAAGCACCAGCAGCAGGAAGTCGGCTACGACGCCAAGAGCGGCACGTCCGACTACCACCGCGGCAACATCTACAAGCGCTCCCACGCGGCGAAGAAGCACTGGGTCGCCACCAACACCCCGGTCACGAACGACGTCGACAAGCTCCAGAACTACTGGGCCAGCATGATGGACGGGGAGTTCACCGACGACTTCTGGTACAACCCGGTCTACGAGTCGGCCAAGGCGGGCTCGGCCTGTTATGGACGCGAGGGATGCCGCCAGGCCTACCTCTACGTGCTGCACACCGGCGACGCCGCCGACGCCGAGACGGCCAAGGAGATCGCGGCCACCTACTGCGTCTACCACGCGAGCCAGTGCGCGGACGAGGCCAAGGAAGTCGCGCGCGGCAGGGTCATCGAGGGCATCGTCGGCGACTTGTTCATGGCCTATCTCGGCGGTGCCGCGGGAGCCGAGAGCAAGGCGGCAGGTGCCTGCCGGAACAGCTTCGATCCCCGTACCGAAGTCCTCATGGCCGACGGCACCACCAAGCCCATCGTCGACGTGCGGAACGGCGACAAGGTCATCGCCAAGGACCCCAAGACCGGCAAAAGCGGTCCGCGTACGGTGACGGCCGAACTTCTCCACCGCGACAACGACCTCGTCGACCTCGAGGTCCGCGGCCCGGACGGCAAGACCGTCACCATCCGCACCACCTCTCACCACCCCTTCTGGGACGACACCGCCCACGCCTGGACCGAGGCCGGCCGGCTCGCCCTGGGCCACACCCTCAAGAGCGCCGACGACAGCCGGGTCACCCTGGTCGGCGTACTGGCCCGGCCCGGGGTGGCCGACATGTATAACCTCACCGTCGCCGACCTGCACACGTACTATGTGCTGGCCGGCGTGACGCCGGTCCTGGTCCACAACTGCAGCATCTCGATGGACGAGGCCATCAACCGAGCCATAGCGCACGTCGGTGACAACGCGACGGTGGTGCGGTCCGGCAGCGGCGGAGTCCAGTTCATGAGCGTGTCGACCGATGCGTCCGGGAACCAGGTCAGGAAGATCGCGAGGTTCGATGTGAACCCCGGAAGCGGGCACGTCCAGAAACTCGGGCCGCATGTGAACCTGGAGACCCAGATCAATGGAAAAACGGTCACCAGCGGTCCGCTCAAGGATCCGCACACGCCGATCGACCCGTCCACGATCCGAGACGGCGACTACTGGCCGTAG
- a CDS encoding phosphatase PAP2 family protein has protein sequence MRLLAEIRETDRHLAQRLAASAPPALHRALSAVEETAEGTKLWCGAAAVMAWLGGGRGRKAAAAGMTAVTVAQLVSNGVCKQLADRPRPPKEWFPHDEAEDRPDSSSFPSGHTAAAVAFTAAVAPAWPLAGALCTMPAAMVAVERVQSGAHYPSDVAAGAAIGLASAWLIHRAPRLILRHWL, from the coding sequence ATGAGGTTGCTGGCAGAGATTCGTGAGACAGACCGGCATCTGGCCCAGCGGCTCGCTGCCAGTGCCCCACCCGCCCTTCACCGGGCGCTGTCAGCGGTGGAGGAGACGGCGGAGGGAACCAAGCTGTGGTGCGGCGCGGCCGCGGTGATGGCCTGGCTGGGCGGCGGGCGCGGCCGCAAGGCCGCCGCCGCGGGCATGACGGCTGTGACGGTGGCGCAACTGGTGTCCAACGGCGTGTGCAAGCAGCTGGCCGACCGTCCCCGCCCCCCGAAGGAGTGGTTCCCGCACGACGAGGCCGAGGACCGTCCCGACTCCTCCTCTTTCCCCTCCGGGCACACCGCCGCCGCGGTCGCCTTCACCGCCGCCGTCGCCCCGGCGTGGCCGCTGGCAGGCGCGCTGTGCACAATGCCAGCCGCCATGGTGGCCGTTGAACGCGTGCAAAGCGGCGCCCACTACCCCAGCGACGTCGCCGCCGGCGCGGCCATCGGCCTGGCCAGCGCCTGGCTCATCCACCGCGCCCCGCGCCTGATCCTGCGCCACTGGCTGTAG
- a CDS encoding glycoside hydrolase family 43 protein, which translates to MSALRARLSAILLAACLLFTGQALTAPQPAAAADPGYLMVHFTGEGATNQQMYLSHSTDGLHWNDLNGGGMVLRSTVGTKGVRDPAFVRSPDGSKYWIIATDLCIGCGQDWSESINNGSRNLVVWESSDLVNWSQPRLLNVAGAIPDGRNAWAPEAIWDPASNDYVLYWATNVPLNGVTKHRIFYAHTSDFRTITTPQIYIERPGTQEIIDTQIVEVPAGVGNYRYVRASGDGQITFEGSNSILGTWTNLGNLSSIGLTGAMVEGPMWMKFNGTNKWAVYVDQYASGRGYLPVVTTDPSNPSSYQIPASGTYNMGGTKKRHGWILNLTAAEESRVLARWPSTPAQRLQSFNFQDRYVRHTADMDVRIDPTVSPADDAQFRVRPGLAGTGTVSFESVNMPGYFLRHSNYDFQLVNNDGTAQFAADATFRQVAGLADPTWSSFQSYNHPDHYIRHYAYQLRLDPITTATGRSDATFRVTS; encoded by the coding sequence ATGTCCGCGCTGCGCGCACGGCTGTCGGCGATATTGCTCGCCGCATGCCTCCTCTTCACGGGTCAGGCCCTGACCGCACCCCAACCGGCCGCCGCCGCCGACCCCGGCTACCTGATGGTGCACTTCACCGGGGAGGGGGCCACCAACCAGCAGATGTACCTCTCGCACAGCACCGACGGCCTGCACTGGAACGACCTCAACGGCGGCGGCATGGTCCTGCGCTCCACGGTCGGCACGAAGGGGGTGCGCGACCCCGCGTTCGTGAGATCCCCTGACGGCAGCAAGTACTGGATCATAGCGACCGACCTGTGCATCGGCTGCGGGCAGGACTGGTCGGAGTCCATCAACAACGGCAGCCGCAACCTCGTGGTGTGGGAGTCGTCTGACCTGGTCAACTGGTCGCAGCCGCGGCTGTTGAACGTTGCCGGCGCCATCCCCGACGGGCGCAACGCGTGGGCGCCGGAGGCGATCTGGGACCCGGCCAGCAACGACTACGTCCTGTACTGGGCGACGAACGTGCCCCTCAACGGCGTAACGAAGCACCGTATCTTCTACGCCCACACCAGCGACTTCCGCACCATCACCACCCCGCAGATCTACATCGAGCGTCCAGGCACCCAGGAGATCATCGACACCCAGATCGTCGAGGTGCCGGCGGGCGTCGGCAACTACCGCTACGTGCGTGCCTCCGGCGACGGTCAGATCACGTTCGAAGGCAGCAACTCGATCCTCGGGACGTGGACCAACCTCGGCAACCTCTCCAGCATCGGTTTGACCGGGGCGATGGTCGAGGGCCCGATGTGGATGAAGTTCAACGGCACCAACAAGTGGGCCGTCTACGTCGACCAGTACGCTTCCGGACGCGGTTACCTGCCGGTGGTGACGACCGACCCGTCCAATCCCTCCTCCTACCAGATCCCGGCTTCGGGCACCTACAACATGGGCGGCACGAAGAAGCGCCACGGCTGGATCCTGAACCTGACGGCCGCCGAGGAGAGCCGCGTGCTCGCCCGCTGGCCGAGCACCCCGGCCCAGCGGCTCCAGTCGTTCAACTTCCAGGACCGGTACGTGCGGCACACCGCCGACATGGACGTGCGCATCGACCCCACCGTCAGCCCCGCCGACGACGCCCAGTTCAGGGTGCGGCCCGGCCTGGCGGGCACCGGCACCGTCTCCTTCGAGTCGGTGAACATGCCCGGATACTTCCTGCGCCACTCCAACTACGACTTCCAGCTGGTCAACAACGACGGCACCGCCCAGTTCGCCGCTGACGCCACCTTCCGCCAAGTAGCCGGCCTCGCCGACCCCACCTGGTCCTCCTTCCAGTCGTACAACCACCCCGACCACTACATCCGCCACTACGCCTACCAACTCCGCCTCGACCCGATCACCACCGCGACAGGACGCAGCGACGCCACCTTCCGCGTGACCAGCTGA
- a CDS encoding GNAT family N-acetyltransferase — protein MAARAPIPPGPAQAGAQQVSCRVLAAGFAAIDGSENDRQLSWLDGSGIRRKITSTICRACDGSRSRTRGVPPGGARGALERVSVGCSGTRDVMHGQHARPASGSLFGPSTAETSPPGHDGAKHSRRRRRSGRLRRRVLAYRAIDFLSTHIPDGPGPGDECLLLVHTRQVVGQVRYRICTDCAQGVITTVAIDERFHGTGLGTRALSHLRSRHPGLTWRSTLRKRTTRDLLRRMRIPTTSSATSCPHAHQTLSAPAGPILAGG, from the coding sequence ATGGCGGCGCGCGCTCCGATCCCGCCCGGCCCGGCGCAGGCCGGTGCGCAGCAGGTCAGTTGCCGAGTGCTCGCGGCGGGCTTCGCGGCGATCGATGGCAGTGAAAACGACCGACAGCTGTCCTGGCTGGACGGATCCGGTATCCGCCGGAAGATCACGTCGACCATCTGCCGAGCATGTGACGGGAGCCGTTCCCGGACAAGAGGGGTGCCGCCCGGCGGCGCGCGCGGCGCGCTGGAACGGGTATCCGTCGGCTGTTCGGGCACCCGAGACGTCATGCACGGACAACATGCGCGTCCCGCCAGCGGCAGTCTATTCGGCCCGTCCACAGCCGAGACGTCGCCGCCCGGGCACGACGGCGCCAAGCACTCACGCCGTCGCCGGCGAAGCGGCCGCCTGCGCCGCCGCGTCCTCGCCTACCGGGCAATCGATTTCCTGTCCACGCACATCCCGGATGGCCCCGGCCCGGGCGATGAGTGTCTGCTCCTCGTGCACACCCGCCAGGTCGTCGGCCAGGTCCGCTACCGGATCTGCACTGACTGCGCCCAGGGCGTCATCACCACCGTCGCCATCGACGAGCGCTTCCACGGCACCGGCCTGGGCACCCGTGCGCTGTCACACCTGCGGTCCCGCCACCCGGGTCTGACCTGGCGCAGCACGCTGCGCAAGCGCACCACCCGTGATCTCCTGCGCCGGATGCGCATTCCCACAACCAGTTCTGCCACGTCGTGCCCGCACGCTCACCAGACACTCTCTGCCCCGGCCGGCCCGATACTCGCCGGCGGCTGA
- the mscL gene encoding large conductance mechanosensitive channel protein MscL has translation MKGFRSFILRGNVVDLAVGIVIGAAFTAVVNGFVSAFLTPLVGLATGATGDMSRKTFIVGATKFPYGAFINAAISFLLLAGALYFLVVLPINKLHERLAPHQDVQAPKRDCPECLSPVPAQARRCASCTVSLPAVPAQSGETTQRAG, from the coding sequence GTGAAGGGCTTCCGCAGCTTCATTCTGCGCGGCAACGTGGTCGATCTGGCCGTCGGCATCGTCATCGGGGCAGCGTTCACCGCCGTGGTGAACGGCTTCGTCAGCGCCTTCCTGACACCACTCGTGGGGCTGGCCACCGGCGCCACCGGCGACATGAGCCGCAAGACCTTCATCGTAGGCGCCACCAAGTTCCCCTACGGCGCCTTCATCAACGCGGCGATCAGCTTCCTCCTCCTGGCCGGCGCCCTGTATTTCCTGGTCGTGCTCCCGATCAACAAGCTTCACGAACGCCTCGCCCCGCACCAAGACGTCCAAGCCCCCAAACGGGACTGCCCCGAATGCCTCAGCCCCGTACCCGCCCAGGCCCGACGCTGCGCCTCCTGCACCGTCTCCCTGCCCGCCGTACCCGCTCAGTCCGGGGAGACGACCCAGCGCGCCGGGTGA